The genomic stretch TTTAGGGAATCACGAGATCATGCTGATCAATTATCTGAAAGGTTATGATGAAGGGACCTTCATACGAGCCGGTGGCAAAGAAACCTTGATCAGCTACGGAATCAAACCTAAAACAAAGGCGGAAAAGGTAGGAAAAATCTTTCCGGAAGAACATATGAACTTCTTTCGAGAACTACCGCTCCTCTGGGAGGATGAGCACGGAATTTATGCCCATGCCGGTATTGAGCCGGGGGTGCATCTGACTCGTCAGGTGAGTAGCTACTGTCTCTGGGCCAGAGATGAATTCATCCGCACCCCGTATAAATTCACTAAGCCGGTCATCTTCGGTCACACGGTTTTTCGGGAACCGCTTATTCAAGAAAATAAAATTGGCATAGATACCGGCGCAGTCTACGGAGGAAAGCTCACCGCCCTGATCCTGCCGGAAAAAAGGTTTGTCTCTGTTGAGGGAGAAAAGTGCAGCTCCTCCCGTCTGTTCCGCAAATAAAATTACCCTTTTTCAAAGAGAGGGAGACGCCCCAGCCACCGCCTCTTGAGCCAACGCTGTTATGGCTGACCAATCCTCTTGGGCAATTTTCTCCGACGGGACAAGCCAGGAGCCTCCAACACAGGCTACATTCTTAAGGGCGAGATATTCTCTGTAGTTTTGCGATGTAATTCCGCCAGTGGGACAAAAGGTCACCTGGGGAAAGGGACCGTGAAAGGATTTCAGCATCTGCACTCCGCCCGCTGCCTGGGCAGGGAAAAACTTCAACTCGGTCAGCCCTGCTTCCAGGGCCAGCATCAGCTCAGAGGCACTTGCCACCCCTGGAATCAGAGGGGTGGATTCTTGGCGGGCAACGACGAGAAGATTGGGAGTCAGGCCCGGACTGATGGCGAAACGCCCCCCAACCTCTGCCACCGCATGCAGATCTCGTCCTGAAAGTACTGTTCCGGCTCCAACCAAGGCATCGGGAACCTCCAATCGTATGCGGCGGATAGACTCAAGGGCCGCATCGCTGCGCAAGGTTATTTCCAGCACCTTGACCCCGCCTGCCAACAAGGCCTGGGCCAGAGGAACAGCATGATCAGGATTGCTGATCACAATCACCGGAATAACCGGCCCGCTTTTGAGAACATCCAAGGCGGATAGGCCTTTTTTTTCTGTCACTTACTCCTCCTTTACCTGGCAAAAGATTTGCCAAAAACAAGCTTCCCCTTTTCGGCATTTGTAGGGGCAGGCCCCTGTGCCTGCCCGCTATAACAAGGGCGAACACAGGGATTAGCCCCTACGGTATGATCGCGCTTGCCCCTTCTTCCGCACCGGACAGGGCTCTGCGCAGAACATTAAAGAGCTGATGTCCCTGAGCCGCATAACGGGTCTTCAACTCCACGGCCTCACGTTCGGCCAGCTCATCCTCAGGAACTTTGAGTTCCAGCAGATTATGACGGGCATCCATGCAGATGAGATCACCATCCTTCACCTTGGCCAGTAAACCACCTGCTGCGGCCTCTGGAGTGCAGTGGATGGCAAAGGGCACCTTGCCCGAAGCCCCGGAGAGTCTCCCGTCCGTGACCAGCCCGATCGTGTACCCCTGCTCCATACTGATTGCCAACCAGGTAATCAACTTATGCAGCTCAGGCATACCGTTGGCCCTTGGCCCTTGAAAACGAAGCACTGCCACCAGATCTTGATTAAGCTGACCCGCCCGAAAGGCCTGTTCCACCTCCTGCTGGTTATGAAAAACCAGAGCCGGGGCCTCAACCAAGGTATCCTCTCCATCAGCTAAGGCAGAAATCTTCATAATCGCCCGGCCCAAATTGCCGGTCAGCAACTTGATTCCGCTGATCTCGGCAAAAGGCTTAGCCATCGGAGCAATAATTGTCTGATCACCGCTCTGTTCCGGTCCGGCCTGCCAAACCGCCCTGCCCTTTTCCAGCACTGGTTGCTCCAGATATCTGCTCAAACCGGGGCCAGCCACGGTCTGCACATCTTCGTGGACCAGCCCACCCTCAAGGAGCTCCCGAATCAGCAGAGACATGCCGCCTGCCTGCTGAAAGGAGTTAATATCTCCTGAGCCGTTGGGGTAGATCCGAACAAGCAGGGGCACAATGTCAGAAAGCTCGGCAAAATCATCCCAGTTGATTTGAATCCCAGCTGCCTTAGCAATCGCCACCAAATGCATGGTCTCGTTAGTGGAACCACCTGTTGCCAACAGGCCGACCATAGCGTTGACTATAGATTTCTCACTGATAACCCGACCCAACGGGGTATATCCGCCATTGTCAGTATCTAGATGCGTCATACCGGTAATCCGGGCCGCTGCTGCCTTTGTCAGGGCAGTACGCAGCTCGGTCTCGGCATTAACAAAAGAGGCTCCGGGCAGATGGAGCCCCAGCATCTCCGCGATCAACTGATTGGAGTTGGCTGTACCGTAAAAAGTACATGTCCCTGGGCTATGGTAGGCCCGACACTCCGAGGCCAGCAACTCTTCCTGCCCGACCTCTCCTTTGGCAAAGCGTTCCCGTACCTGATTCTTTTCCCGATTGCCGATACCGGATTGCATAGGACCGCCCGGCACCAAGATCATGGGCAGATGGCCGTATTGCAGCCCACCCATGAGCAGACCGGGCATAATCTTATCACAGACGCCTAGGAGTAGGGCTCCGTCAAAGACGTTATGGGACAGGGCAATCACTGTGGACAGGGCGATCACATCCCGACTCATCAGGCTCAGGTCCATGCCCGGTTCTCCCTGGGTGACACCGTCGCACATGGCGGGCACGCCACCAGCAACCTGGGCATTCCCACCCGCTTCAGCCACCGCCTCCTTGATCAGATTCGGATAGCCCCCCAAGGGCTGGTGGGCCGAAACCACATCGTTATACGATGAGATAATCCCGATGTTAGGTGCCTTGTCATCAAGCAGGGCTGAACGGCAGGACGGGCAACCTGCCAGATCATGGGCAAGGTTGCTACTGGGCAGCTGATTCCGGAAAGAACTTTTTGGGCTTTTTCCGGCGGCCTCTTCCATCTGCTCTAAGTAGGCGGTACGACTTCTTCGGCTGCGCTCAATGATACGGCGGGTTACCTGCTCAACGGTTGTATGCATGGTGTTTTTGTGAGAAAATTTTAAAAGGATACCGTCAGATTAACACAGCTCTCTTTCTGATGAAAGTATTTTCAGTATGTTGCCTACATCGTCTTTTTTCCTGATTACTGAACACATTGAACATTATTTGGTGTCCCCCTTTTCTTCACCGGAGTGTTTCCTGTTTTTCTCTAGAATGAGGCAGTAACAAGGTGAAGCGTGTTCCCTTTTCTATAAAACTCTGAATATCGATGGTGCCACCGAGAATAGTTACTCTTTCTCGTATGGTATTTAATCCCAGACAGCCTTTTTCTTGCCGACCGCCAGCCAAATTTGGCATGTCAAAGCCGCAACCAAAGTCGGTGATTTCAATACACAGGGAATCCGCCCTGTTGACAGTGTTAAAATTGACCTTTTTCGTACCGGAATGTTTTCCGATATTGTTTAAAATTTCCTGTAATATTCGATAAATTTGATGCTGATCGTATTTTGAAAAGTATTTCTGAACATGAATGCTGCCTAAAACGATTTCTATACCGTAATCTCGACTGAAGTTATCCAAGAATTCCTTAAGGGCCAAATCAAAGCCAAACTTTTCGATCAC from Candidatus Electrothrix communis encodes the following:
- a CDS encoding metallophosphoesterase family protein, with protein sequence MTALSKTCIIGDIHGCLKSLQKLIKLVEKEADTFVFLGDYIDRGSESKEVIDYIINFKKRHRNVITLLGNHEIMLINYLKGYDEGTFIRAGGKETLISYGIKPKTKAEKVGKIFPEEHMNFFRELPLLWEDEHGIYAHAGIEPGVHLTRQVSSYCLWARDEFIRTPYKFTKPVIFGHTVFREPLIQENKIGIDTGAVYGGKLTALILPEKRFVSVEGEKCSSSRLFRK
- a CDS encoding bifunctional 4-hydroxy-2-oxoglutarate aldolase/2-dehydro-3-deoxy-phosphogluconate aldolase, which translates into the protein MTEKKGLSALDVLKSGPVIPVIVISNPDHAVPLAQALLAGGVKVLEITLRSDAALESIRRIRLEVPDALVGAGTVLSGRDLHAVAEVGGRFAISPGLTPNLLVVARQESTPLIPGVASASELMLALEAGLTELKFFPAQAAGGVQMLKSFHGPFPQVTFCPTGGITSQNYREYLALKNVACVGGSWLVPSEKIAQEDWSAITALAQEAVAGASPSL
- the edd gene encoding phosphogluconate dehydratase produces the protein MHTTVEQVTRRIIERSRRSRTAYLEQMEEAAGKSPKSSFRNQLPSSNLAHDLAGCPSCRSALLDDKAPNIGIISSYNDVVSAHQPLGGYPNLIKEAVAEAGGNAQVAGGVPAMCDGVTQGEPGMDLSLMSRDVIALSTVIALSHNVFDGALLLGVCDKIMPGLLMGGLQYGHLPMILVPGGPMQSGIGNREKNQVRERFAKGEVGQEELLASECRAYHSPGTCTFYGTANSNQLIAEMLGLHLPGASFVNAETELRTALTKAAAARITGMTHLDTDNGGYTPLGRVISEKSIVNAMVGLLATGGSTNETMHLVAIAKAAGIQINWDDFAELSDIVPLLVRIYPNGSGDINSFQQAGGMSLLIRELLEGGLVHEDVQTVAGPGLSRYLEQPVLEKGRAVWQAGPEQSGDQTIIAPMAKPFAEISGIKLLTGNLGRAIMKISALADGEDTLVEAPALVFHNQQEVEQAFRAGQLNQDLVAVLRFQGPRANGMPELHKLITWLAISMEQGYTIGLVTDGRLSGASGKVPFAIHCTPEAAAGGLLAKVKDGDLICMDARHNLLELKVPEDELAEREAVELKTRYAAQGHQLFNVLRRALSGAEEGASAIIP